The Martelella endophytica genome contains the following window.
ACGGTCCCAAGGGGCGTTACCTTTTCCCCGGAAACCACCACACTAGCTTCGCCCCGCTGCAACAAAGCCGCAACCGGCTCCGTCAATTGGGCCTTGTCAGCCGGACGGGTGACTGCCGTCCCAGAAGTCGGAATATAGGAGGATGCAAAATCGCTTGCTTCCACCTGCGGCCCCCAAACATAAAAGGTCTCTTCCGCGCCCTCGAAGGCAGGCAATCGGGCCACTTCAGCATCCGGAATGGCCGCGACATAGAACGTCGAGAATGCCGTGGCAGCTGGCAAGCCTGTCATGGAAACCCGGTACCACCCCGATCCGACAGGCGAAATGCCGGCTGAACAATTCGCCTTACGCAAGAGCGTTCCCGCCATCAGATCAAAGTTTGCAAACGACGTGTTGTTCACACCGAACGAGTATGCGAGCTGCACGATGCCTGACGTACCCGCCTTGACGAAGACACTCACCGTCGTGGCGGTCGCAGCAGTAAAATTCGCCGTCATTTGCGCGCACTGGACACCCTGATCAGGCCCCGCAGTAAACAATCTGGCGTCATCACCGCCGGCCGGGTCCAGCTGTCCCGCCGTCATCGTCGAATGCTGTGAACCACCGGATCCGTTGAATGCCGCGCTATTGCCTGTGGCAGTATTTGTCGCCGGCCCCTCCAGCAGCAACTGCCGCCGCCCATTGGTATAATCAAACCGCGGCACATCGGCCGCGGCGATACGGATCATCCCGTCGGCATCGACATAGGTCGCCGTACCCGGCCGGGTAAAATCAATCATCTCCGCAAAACCTGCGTTTCGCATGGTTCACCTCGCATATCTGTCAGAGGAAAAATCAAGAATGGCGGCCGGCGGCTTGCCGATCCCGTTAGTATTGACCGCCGCATAAGCCGGAAGTTCCCACCAGCCTTCGGTGATCGCATAGCGATTGCCGCCAAAGTCCAGAATGGCGGCCGGGCCGAGCGTCAGACCCGTATCGATGTCAGTGACCGGAAAGGCGGCAGACGCCCACCAGCGCCTGCGACCTGGTGGCCGATTGGCCGCAAGGCTCAGTCCGATTGTCAGTGATGGCATGGTGCTACTCCGGCCAGTTTCTGTCGGCGGCAAAATCAGCCGGGATCGGTAACAGATCCTTCAGCGCCCGGGCAGCGAAGAGGTGCGCCTGCTTGTGGGCAAGTGCTGCCTGGCCAAGCGCATACATGGTCGCTGCATCCATCTTGTGCGTGCTGTTGTCGGCTGCGATCCAGACAAAATCGCTGGCGCCGCCATGCCAGCGATAGTCGCCCGCCGCAGCACCGTTGATGATGGCGCCAAGGGCGGCCGTTGCCGCGCCGGCAATGTTCTCCCGGTCCTCGGCCCGGGATTGATACATTACGCCGCTGAAGACAAAACCTGCCGCAATCCTGAGGTCGCGTTCGGCATCGATAGCATGGCGCAGAGCGCGGTTTGAACGCTCCTGGACGAAGGCCTCGACCGCATCGCGATGTGCATCGAACAGGGCATGAAGATCACCCGGCGCTGGAAAGGCCGCATCGATCTGCCAGTCGAGAATCACGGCCGAACCGACGCGCTCGCCGGTCTCGTCATCGACAATATGGCCAGTGCTAAAGTCCCTGCCCGGTTCTGCGCCGGGATAGGCCAGCGAGAGCAGATATCCGAGCGCATCGTGGTCGAGATCCGGATTGAGCGCATTGGCGCTGTCGGGCGTGATTGTGGTCGCCATTATTGGTTCCTCGCATATTTGGCCCGGACATAGATCTCGCGCACCGCCCAGTCATAGTTCTGACAGCGCAGGCCGGTGATGAACATGCCGTCCGGGCAGTCGACCGTGTTGCCGGTGGTCTGGACCGTGCCGATCTCGTATGTGCCGCTGTCATGCTGCACGCGGGCGCCGGCGGCGGCGCGGCTGTTGGCATAGGCGGACGCCCTGCTTTCGATCCGGTCATTAATGGCCGAATAGGCATCCGACCGGCCCCAGTTGTTCCAGACGGAACCGCTGACATTGCCATCGGAATGAATGGTCCAGCCGGCGCCGGCGGCCAGATCGCCATTGCTGCGGAACGAATACTCCATGCCCCGCGACCAGATGAAGCCATCGCCATTGTTGCGCTGACCGACCTCGACATAGCTGTTACCGCCATTGTTGGAGCGGAACTCGATCCGGGCGTCGTACTGGCCGCTCGCCTGGAACGATGCCAGCGTCGCGCCGTCGAACAGCACCCGGACAAAGCCGGTGAGCGTTCCGCCGTTCGTTGCGTAAGCGCCGAGCTTGCCGCGGGCATCTGCCGCATCGCCGGCCGTCATCAGGTCATTGGTGAAGGCGGTTCCGCC
Protein-coding sequences here:
- a CDS encoding phage head spike fiber domain-containing protein, whose amino-acid sequence is MRNAGFAEMIDFTRPGTATYVDADGMIRIAAADVPRFDYTNGRRQLLLEGPATNTATGNSAAFNGSGGSQHSTMTAGQLDPAGGDDARLFTAGPDQGVQCAQMTANFTAATATTVSVFVKAGTSGIVQLAYSFGVNNTSFANFDLMAGTLLRKANCSAGISPVGSGWYRVSMTGLPAATAFSTFYVAAIPDAEVARLPAFEGAEETFYVWGPQVEASDFASSYIPTSGTAVTRPADKAQLTEPVAALLQRGEASVVVSGEKVTPLGTVNGVILGGYENADFAILLRADNNAMVIGYPSIVISIYEAPTPSMGVGVSWDTNGKSGALDGFAPVSTSSTQEAELAPSFLGRNATGYYAQGWYDQLVIWPFRVTDDDLQAKAVPYA
- a CDS encoding DUF4376 domain-containing protein; the encoded protein is MATTITPDSANALNPDLDHDALGYLLSLAYPGAEPGRDFSTGHIVDDETGERVGSAVILDWQIDAAFPAPGDLHALFDAHRDAVEAFVQERSNRALRHAIDAERDLRIAAGFVFSGVMYQSRAEDRENIAGAATAALGAIINGAAAGDYRWHGGASDFVWIAADNSTHKMDAATMYALGQAALAHKQAHLFAARALKDLLPIPADFAADRNWPE